The Arctopsyche grandis isolate Sample6627 chromosome 10, ASM5162203v2, whole genome shotgun sequence genome window below encodes:
- the LOC143917880 gene encoding trichoplein keratin filament-binding protein, producing MEEQPRVLRAGKAAAAAAARRRAGEAAADAARAKLSAYWDKHKASAPGNGLPTRLMGSDYYSIAEDQARILSNKRQKLRNLEERQNKLSIMLFNENLQYQEELKTSSVNAKYVKKMTYLDSIPTPLLREINLGIKAKEEERQQQEAELKLYHQWRINNPVIQKYEKSQKNSALKSAWMEQIVESERSKKKEEEQQQTLLRERDERLKKEIEKEKEEMLLKEQKVKDLNEYLSRQINDLQESEEAAKSLQIRLEAEEILMRSLEDANSVRSTEASKRAAARKVVLGNMGLYARKVRERAKEAELDVMADQKELENLISAIEKDSFKEDVSRRVWKEALHKARESFQRQKELERLRQKRLEDAMDGEAKAIFQKQDKLWQQEHLARQELLEEVIATLKTQVRLKLDEYKEQQKQNILDRESLLASIEEAAEKVSEREAENKRYQQGLSKMAILQNQMKQIELEEKKLEEKNSHQVQLREAANEEERLRNEIIKLQREGCGFQSFRRRPMNWVTQMPEMGREASRWSVASNIRGKTTTPITTTSPWT from the exons GGTTTTAAGAGCTGGAAAGGCAGCGGCGGCTGCTGCAGCTCGAAGGAGAGCCGGTGAAGCGGCTGCCGATGCAGCCCGTGCCAAGTTGTCCGCTTATTGGGATAAACACAAAGCTTCAGCTCCTGGAAATGGTCTACCGACTCGATTAATGGGTTCTGATTACTATTCCATTGCTGAAGATCAAGCTAGGATTCTTTCAAACAAACGTCAAAAACTCAG AAACTTAGAAGAAAGACAAAACAAACTTTCGATTATGttattcaatgaaaatcttCAATATCAGGAAGAATTGAAGACGTCGTCAGTGAATGCtaaatatgtgaaaaaaat GACTTATTTGGATTCGATTCCTACACCTCTATTGCGAGAAATTAATCTGGGTATCAAAGCCAAAGAAGAAGAACGTCAGCAGCAAGAAGCTGAACTCAAATTATATCATCAGTGGAGAATCAATAATCCCGTTATTCAAAAATACGAAAAGTCGCAAAAGAATTCCGCTCTTAAATCTGCATG gATGGAACAAATAGTTGAAAGTGAGCGATCGaagaaaaaagaagaagaacaaCAGCAAACGTTATTGAGAGAAAGAGATGAACGTCTAAAAAAGGAAATTGAAAAGGAAAAAGAAGAAATGTTGCTGAAGGAACAAAAAGTTAag GATTTGAATGAGTATCTTTCTCGTCAAATAAACGACTTGCAAGAATCTGAAGAGGCGGCAAAATCTCTGCAAATTAGGTTAGAAGCTGAAGAAATTCTTATGCGGTCTTTAGAAGATGCCAACTCTGTCCGCAGTACGGAGGCGTCGAAAAGAGCCGCAGCTCGAAAAGTTGTCTTGGGAAACATGGGACTTTACGCGAGGAAAGTCAGAGAGCGTGCTAAGGAAGCCGAGCTTGACGTGATGGCCGACCAAAAAGAATTAGAAAATTTAATATCGGCCATTGAAAAG GATTCGTTCAAAGAAGATGTCTCAAGGCGGGTTTGGAAAGAGGCTTTGCATAAAGCTCGTGAAAGTTTTCAACGGCAAAAAGAGCTCGAACGCCTTAGACAAAAACGACTGGAAGATGCCATGGATGGAGAAGCGAAAGCTATATTTCAGAAGCAAGACAAA TTGTGGCAACAGGAACATTTAGCTCGTCAAGAACTTTTAGAGGAAGTGATTGCTACTCTAAAGACGCAAGTCAGATTAAAATTGgacgaatataaagaacaaCAAAAGCAAAATATTCTAGATAGGGAATCGTTGTTAGCTAGCATTGAAGAGGCTGCGGAAAAAGTGAGCGAAAGGGAGGCAGAGAATAAG CGTTATCAACAAGGTTTGAGTAAAATGGCGATTCTTCAGAATCAGATGAAGCAAATCGAACTCGAAGAGAAGAAATTGGAAGAGAAAAATTCGCACCAAGTACAATTGAGAGAGGCTGCTAACGAAGAGGAAAGACTCCGTAATGAGATAATTAAATTGCAACGCGAAGGTTGTGGTTTTCAATCGTTCAGACGAAGACCCATGAACTG
- the LOC143917886 gene encoding uncharacterized protein LOC143917886, protein MAKQYGLILPDKQGSKKTSLAFSASRNVFGDESESDDDGNAMNAPSRQGDKIKRQIRVVQEKALEDDPTVYQYDELYDDIEKKKQEKQSIKKEDKKPKYIEKLLTAAEKRKKENERRVERQIQKEREEEGDKFADKESFVTTSYKNKLEEMRLDEQKQRREDYLEEICDVTKQNDLGGFYRHLYDQQLNSDKNDTAEKPSDKEDNTKADVDQPPTVTQPKSKNVPKRVYRKRKHSGDENDGDAKSDSDDEITKQKIQDIKTNRKEKIHLPSNIDADSDFSIDDSSSDESDNGKSSSKENKIVEDIPKTDTNNVIETKVSTAPFDDFKQPNPVVKVENQETNEQITEIRIKIDIWKKRTVGEVFDQALQRYYERKAARC, encoded by the exons ATGGCCAAACA ATATGGTTTGATTTTACCCGACAAGCAAGGTTCGAAAAAAACATCATTGGCTTTTAGTGCATCCAGAAATGTCTTCGGAGATGAAAGTGAATCCGATGACGATGGAAACGCAATGAACGCACCGTCACGTCAAGGAGATAAAATCAAAAGACAG atTCGTGTAGTTCAGGAGAAAGCATTAGAAGACGATCCTACCGTTTATCAGTATGATGAACTATACGACGATATCGAGAAGAAAAAACAGGAAAAACAATCCATCAAAAAAGAAGATAAAAAACCAAAATACATAGAAAAATTATTGACAGCTGCTGAGAaacgaaaaaaagaaaatgaacgCAGAGTTGAAAGACAG ATtcaaaaggaaagggaagaagaGGGCGATAAATTTGCCGACAAGGAATCCTTTGTTACCACTTCTTATAAGAATAAATTAGAAGAAATGAGATTAGATGAACAGAAGCAAAGACGGGAAGACTATCTGGAGGAGATTTGCGATGTGACCAAACAAAACGATTTAG GTGGATTCTATCGGCATTTATACGACCAACAGTTGAATTCAGATAAAAACGATACGGCGGAAAAGCCGTCGGATAAAGAGGACAATACAAAGGCCGATGTGGATCAACCTCCGACAGTGACCCAACCCAAGAGTAAAAATGTACCCAAAAGAGTTTATAGAAAGCGAAAACACTCGGGTGATGAAAACGACGGCGATGCAAAATCTGACAGCGACGATGAAATCACTAAACAAAAAATTCAAGATATCAAAACCAATAGaaaggaaaaaatacatttgcCCTCGAATATCGATGCAGACTCCGACTTCTCCATAGACGACTCCAGTTCGGACGAAAGTGATAACGGCAAGAGTTcatcaaaagaaaataaaattgtggAAGATATACCTAAAACCGATACAAACAATGTGATTGAAACGAAGGTTTCCACGGCGCCTTTCGATGATTTCAAACAGCCTAATCCCGTTGTAAAAGTGGAAAATCAAGAAACAAATGAACAAATCACTGaaattagaataaaaattgacatttgGAAGAAAAGGACTGTGGGAGAAGTTTTCGACCAGGCATTGCAGCGTTATTACGAGCGGAAAGCTGCCAGATGCTAA